Proteins encoded in a region of the Raphanus sativus cultivar WK10039 chromosome 8, ASM80110v3, whole genome shotgun sequence genome:
- the LOC130498418 gene encoding uncharacterized protein LOC130498418, translating into MSEELPKRIFNEGDEPQVTQINNNCRIDYIIKKFEKWMPKEFADVKKDPVFSQVFKLHENGLGYSARVIHSILCRELLTYMMHELWFVFARRPHRFSLQEFHAVTGFECRTSLSLKIDLEDYAYDGGFWSKVLKRKDESITLFNLWNKDKAAVMKWKNADRIRLIYLAIILCVVLARDEKANIPLKYITLVMDLEKFRKYPWGVAAYDLLCSSIAKNRHKLKEKTTSYVLDGFSYALQIWAMEAVPKIGKLCGKKLDKSFANGPRCINWRGAAKVSYDEINRLEQIFTAEVIFCI; encoded by the coding sequence ATGTCTGAGGAGCTACCAAAGAGGATTTTTAATGAGGGCGACGAGCCCCAAGTGACTCAGATCAATAACAACTGCAGGATCGACTACATTATCAAGAAGTTCGAGAAGTGGATGCCAAAGGAGTTTGCTGATGTGAAGAAAGATCCGGTTTTCTCTCAGGTTTTCAAGCTTCATGAGAATGGTCTTGGCTACTCCGCGAGAGTGATACACAGCATCTTGTGCAGGGAGCTTCTGACTTACATGATGCACGAGCTGTGGTTTGTTTTCGCTCGAAGGCCACATCGATTTTCACTCCAAGAGTTCCACGCAGTGACCGGGTTTGAGTGCAGGACTAGTCTTTCACTTAAGATTGACTTAGAAGACTATGCATATGACGGTGGTTTCTGGAGCAAGGTCTTGAAGAGGAAAGATGAATCCATTACACTCTTCAACCTGTGGAATAAGGACAAGGCAGCTGTGATGAAGTGGAAGAATGCAGATCGCATTAGACTGATCTACTTGGCCATCATTCTCTGTGTGGTTTTGGCGAGAGATGAGAAGGCCAATATCCCCCTCAAATACATCACACTGGTCATGGATCTGGAGAAGTTTCGGAAGTATCCTTGGGGAGTTGCGGCTTACGACCTTCTCTGCAGTTCGATAGCCAAAAACCGTCACAAACTGAAGGAGAAGACAACAAGTTATGTGTTAGATGGATTCTCATACGCCTTGCAGATTTGGGCTATGGAAGCTGTACCAAAGATTGGTAAGCTTTGTGGAAAGAAACTGGACAAAAGCTTTGCTAATGGTCCTAGATGCATCAACTGGAGGGGAGCTGCAAAGGTTTCATATGATGAGATCAATAGGCTGGAGCAAATCTTTACAGCAGAGGTAATTTTCTGTATTTAA
- the LOC130499015 gene encoding uncharacterized protein At1g43920, Chloroplastic-like, with protein MSSVNSSSYSTDRIDRQRGIPTRCKCGEKVARFTSKTVTNPGRLFHRCPMGSEMDKTHLFKWTDESVVEEVEDFQELFDVLLVDTSEIQRSMQACETRLKCHESRIIEMEDAVSRCQEKTIKCISELRILKALFLCCLVMIFIYFNYP; from the exons ATGTCTTCGGTCAATTCTTCATCCTATTCAACAGATCGAATCGACAGACAACGTGGAATTCCCACAAGATGCAAGTGCGGTGAGAAAGTGGCTCGTTTCACTTCGAAAACAGTGACAAATCCGGGAAGATTATTCCATCGTTGTCCGATGGGATCTGAGATG GACAAAACCCATCTGTTCAAGTGGACTGATGAGTCAGTTGTTGAGGAGGTTGAAGATTTCCAGGAACTGTTTGACGTGCTGCTCGTCGACACTTCCGAGATTCAGAGATCAATGCAAGCTTGTGAGACGAGGCTGAAATGCCATGAGAGTAGAATTATTGAGATGGAAGATGCTGTTTCACGTTGCCAAGAGAAGACTATCAAATGCATTAGCGAGTTAAGGATCCTAAAAGCTTTGTTTCTGTGTTGTTTGGTGATGATCTTCATCTACTTTAACTATCCATGA
- the LOC130499016 gene encoding uncharacterized protein LOC130499016 → MVLIYVKSGEWMSSSSEEWSFVVDKDRRGRMVTLDATTVLERLKIMVCEDYGVEPNSVNVELSYEMVNQTGNPPIIISNDRQVANFMGYAKKGLGPTLCVTFSSSGVNQKERVNIDLNKEPCDSSNIEDEEVPEINPADFVKASKEPCDTRKEQVAGDGCGDENGESENKSFQILTEKDGKSLRPDFVKKDQIFRSKMVLKATMEIWAMKHHFDYTVNKSTRKWWYIRCKDRLCNWAVRAGCLDGSTYFMINKCEGRHTCAPSKRSKFGKTASARTIGSLIQHRFDDSNEGPKSNEIIQFMRMEHSVEITYSHAWEAREFAIAAVRGIPDESYAKIPKYLHMIKEANPGTHTHYETADDGRFLYLFMSFGQSVRGFYNTMRRVIVVDGTFLKNKYKGVLLVATAVDGNSNLYPLAFGVVDSENDDSWGWFFRQLKEVVADSNDLAFVSDRNSSIAKAIATVYPRSAHGICIHHLLTNVVKHFKEKGLTALVEQASKAYRYTEFQERITEIFDMNPELGRYLREADVRKWARSVFPGSRYDIRTTNPAESINSLLKIPREYPVIPLLDSIREFMTRWFYERRLLSSKHLDPLTVKVEKKIDRRIVKAKGFQVYKIDNFRSLVKGDKYDCHVDLGRRTCTCGKYDIGKIPCRHAIPAIYSRGREVHSFTDDVYTTATWRKAYEESINPIAVPESDWNVPAKVKSTKVLPPDSRKSAGRPVKRRYETVEDKIRASQGSSKNKKHKCSRCGNEGHKRGTCDLPI, encoded by the exons ATGGTTCTAATATATGTCAAATCTGGTGAATGGATGTCTAGTTCCAGCGAGGAGTGGAGTTTCGTGGTAGACAAAGACAGGCGTGGTCGAATGGTGACATTAGATGCTACAACTGTGTTGGAGCGGCTCAAGATCATGGTGTGTGAGGATTATGGCGTGGAACCTAATTCTGTTAATGTTGAGTTGAGTTATGAGATGGTGAATCAGACAGGGAATCCTCCCATTATCATCAGCAATGATCGACAAGTAGCTAACTTTATGGGCTATGCGAAGAAGGGTTTAGGTCCTACCTTGTGTGTCACGTTCTCTAGTAGTGGTGTGAATCAAAAGGAACGAGTCAACATCGATTTGAATAAGGAGCCGTGTGATTCAAGTAATATTGAGGATGAGGAAGTTCCTGAAATAAATCCAGCAGATTTTGTCAAAGCGTCAAAGGAGCCTTGTGATACAAGGAAGGAGCAAGTCGCTGGGGATGGTTGTGGTGACGAAAACGGAGAAAGTGAAAACAAAAGTTTTCAAATCCTTACTGAAAAGGATGGTAAATCTTTGCGCCCAGATTTTGTGAAGAAGGATCAAATTTTCAGAAGTAAAATGGTTCTTAAAGCAACAATGGAGATTTGGGCGATGAAGCATCATTTTGATTACACTGTTAACAAATCTACTAGAAAGTGGTGGTACATTCGATGTAAGGATAGATTGTGCAACTGGGCTGTGCGTGCGGGATGTCTGGATGGGTCTACATACTTCATGATCAACAAGTGCGAGGGAAGACATACATGTGCTCCTTCGAAGAGAAGCAAGTTTGGGAAAACAGCATCGGCAAGAACAATTGGGAGTCTGATACAACATCGATTTGATGATTCAAATGAAGGCCCAAAATCAAACGAGATCATTCAATTTATGAGAATGGAGCACAGTGTTGAGATCACTTATTCGCACGCTTGGGAAGCTCGTGAGTTTGCAATAGCAGCTGTTAGAGGTATACCAGATGAAAGTTATGCTAAAATACCTAAATATTTGCATATGATCAAAGAAGCTAATCCTGGTACGCATACTCACTATGAAACTGCTGACGATGGGAGATTCTTGTATCTATTTATGTCGTTTGGGCAATCAGTTAGAGGATTCTACAATACAATGCGTAGGGTGATCGTTGTAGATGGAACgtttctgaaaaataaatacaaaggaGTTCTACTTGTTGCTACTGCTGTTGATGGTAACTCTAATCTGTATCCGTTAGCATTTGGAGTTGTTGATTCAGAGAATGATGATTCGTGGGGCTGGTTCTTCAGACAATTGAAAGAGGTTGTTGCTGACTCCAACGACTTAGCTTTTGTTTCGGATAGAAATTCATCAATCGCTAAAGCTATTGCCACTGTCTACCCTCGATCAGCACATGGAATTTGCATTCACCACTTGCTGACCAATGTGGTTAAACATTTTAAGGAGAAGGGGTTGACTGCCTTGGTCGAACAAGCTTCAAAGGCATATAGGTACACTGAATTTCAGGAACGTATCACCGAAATTTTTGATATGAATCCTGAGCTCGGAAGATATCTACGGGAGGCTGATGTGAGAAAATGGGCTCGTTCTGTCTTCCCTGGTTCCAGGTATGACATTAGGACCACAAACCCCGCAGAATCCATAAATTCACTTCTGAAAATACCTAGAGAATATCCGGTTATTCCTTTACTGGATAGTATAAGAGAATTCATGACTCGATGGTTCTACGAGCGTCGCCTGTTAAGCTCTAAACATCTTGATCCTTTAACCGTTAAGGTGGAGAAAAAGATTGATAGGAGAATTGTGAAGGCAAAAGGATTTCAGGTTTACAAGATTGACAACTTCAGATCGCTTGTGAAAGGAGACAAGTATGATTGTCATGTTGATTTGGGAAGAAGAACATGCACATGTGGGAAGTACGATATAGGAAAAATACCTTGCAGACACGCCATTCCTGCAATTTATTCACGAG GAAGAGAAGTACACAGTTTTACTGACGATGTATACACCACTGCAACGTGGAGAAAAGCCTATGAGGAGTCCATTAATCCAATAGCAGTCCCAGAGTCTGACTGGAATGTCCCAGCAAAGGTTAAAAGTACAAAGGTGTTGCCACCAGATTCAAGAAAGAGTGCTGGTCGACCCGTGAAGAGAAGGTATGAAACAGTAGAAGACAAGATTAGAGCTTCTCAAGGATCAAGCAAGAATAAAAAGCACAAGTGCAGCCGTTGTGGTAACGAAGGACACAAGAGGGGAACTTGCGATTTACCCATTTAG
- the LOC108819064 gene encoding putative methylesterase 14, chloroplastic — protein sequence MGNKIISMMKKDRKDGSKSMRMNRSQRKLLADEEMLHRRALSMAIRQTQLSQRFDGSMSKRVGSTSTRKQQRTLSDPFSNAKQVPDFSLESLTVKKFVLVHGEGFGAWCWYKIVASLEESGLSPITVDLTGSGFNMTDTNTVSTLEEYSKPLIQYLESLPEEEKVILVGHSTGGASISYALERFPEKISKAIFLCATMVSDGQRPFDVFSEELGSAERFMKESQFLIYGNGKDKPPTGFMFEKQHMKGLYFNQSPNKDIALAMISMRPVPLGPMMEKVSLTAERYGKGRRFYVQTLDDLALSPDVQEKLVRENSPEGVFKIKGSDHSPFFSKPQSLHKILLEIAQIP from the exons ATGGGTAACAAGATCATCTCCATGATGAAGAAAGATAGAAAAGATGGGTCCAAGAGCATGAGAATGAATCGTTCACAGAGAAAATTGCTCGCTGATGAAGAGATGTTGCATCGACGAGCTCTGTCTATGGCGATTCGTCAAACTCAGCTCTCTCAGAGATTCGACGGATCCATGTCTAAACGGGTCGGGTCTACAAGCACCAGGAAACAACAACGCACCCTCTCTGACCCTTTTTCAAATGCCAAGCAG GTACCAGACTTTTCATTAGAGAGCTTGACAGTGAAGAAATTCGTCTTGGTGCATGGTGAAGGCTTTGGGGCATGGTGTTGGTACAAAATTGTTGCGTCATTGGAAGAGTCAGGACTGTCTCCTATCACCGTCGACCTTACTGGATCTGGATTTAATATGACTGACACAAACACTGTCTCTACCTTGGAGGAATATTCAAAACCACTGATCCAGTACCTTGAATCTCTCCCTGAAGAAGAAAAG GTTATTCTGGTGGGTCATAGCACTGGAGGTGCGTCCATTTCGTACGCTTTAGAGAGGTTTCCAGAGAAAATCTCGAAAGCTATATTCCTATGTGCAACCATGGTTTCTGATGGCCAAAGACCATTTGATGTTTTCTCTGAAGAG CTTGGTTCTGCAGAGAGGTTCATGAAAGAGTCGCAGTTCTTGATCTACGGGAACGGGAAAGACAAGCCTCCTACAGGGTTCATGTTTGAGAAACAACACATGAAAGGCTTGTATTTCAATCAATCACCCAACAAG GATATAGCATTGGCTATGATCTCGATGAGACCAGTACCACTTGGACCAATGATGGAGAAGGTATCTCTGACCGCAGAAAGATACGGGAAAGGGAGAAGATTCTACGTTCAGACGCTGGACGACCTTGCGCTCTCACCAGACGTTCAAGAGAAGCTAGTGAGAGAGAATAGCCCTGAAGGAGTTTTCAAGATCAAAGGAAGTGATCATTCTCCTTTCTTCTCAAAGCCTCAATCTCTCCACAAAATCCTTCTCGAGATTGCACAGATTCCTTAA
- the LOC130498318 gene encoding light-harvesting complex-like protein OHP2, chloroplastic, which yields MSVASPIQCIRILNPSSTTNSSSFRFSTTKPCVLVIRCSQAEGPLRRPSAPPTLPEPSPPQKPVPPTPSSPPQKSVAVDGKGVTTVEFQRQKAKELQDYFKQKKLEII from the coding sequence ATGTCAGTGGCTTCACCTATTCAATGTATCAGGATTCTTAATCCATCTTCCACAACAAATTCGTCGTCTTTCAGATTCTCGACGACAAAGCCATGTGTCTTGGTCATCAGATGTTCTCAGGCCGAAGGTCCCTTGAGAAGGCCGTCTGCTCCTCCTACTCTCCCTGAGCCTTCACCTCCGCAAAAACCTGTTCCTCCTAcgccttcttctcctcctcagAAATCAGTGGCTGTTGATGGTAAGGGTGTAACCACGGTGGAGTTTCAGAGGCAGAAGGCAAAAGAGCTTCAGGATTACTTTAAGCAGAAGAAGCTTGAAATCATATAA